In a single window of the Myxococcales bacterium genome:
- a CDS encoding DUF1566 domain-containing protein, translating to MNKTMTNNLVIGVILSFLVLLLLSFVSCQNENNDSDDDNDSEDTTPEPPAGTWIDYDTDLMWQKEIVDNCYGLYYTWDLAVGYCDSLELAGFSDWRLPTISELRSLVRGCEVTMTGGACDITVDCTNLGCLNKACDGCQLKTKADDRYYWPDKLEGEDNTDNIYWSVTEQEENNSLVWTLGFKTAHIGIEDKENILGYALTTRCVRTMTAE from the coding sequence ATGAATAAGACTATGACTAATAATCTTGTAATTGGAGTTATTTTATCTTTTCTTGTCCTTTTACTGCTTTCTTTCGTTTCATGCCAAAACGAAAACAATGATTCCGATGATGATAACGATTCGGAAGATACAACCCCCGAGCCGCCCGCCGGCACTTGGATCGACTACGACACCGATTTGATGTGGCAGAAAGAGATCGTCGATAATTGCTATGGCCTTTATTACACCTGGGATCTGGCGGTTGGATATTGCGATTCGCTGGAGTTGGCCGGTTTTTCGGATTGGCGGTTGCCAACGATTTCCGAGTTGCGCTCGCTCGTGCGCGGGTGCGAAGTGACGATGACCGGCGGCGCTTGCGATATAACAGTTGATTGTACAAATTTGGGTTGTTTAAACAAAGCGTGTGACGGATGCCAATTGAAAACAAAGGCCGATGACCGATATTATTGGCCCGATAAATTGGAAGGAGAAGATAATACGGATAATATTTATTGGTCGGTCACCGAACAAGAGGAAAACAATTCGCTTGTTTGGACATTGGGTTTTAAAACAGCTCATATTGGAATAGAGGATAAGGAAAATATACTGGGATATGCGCTGACGACCCGTTGCGTGCGAACCATGACCGCGGAGTAG
- a CDS encoding DUF1566 domain-containing protein — MDNRKQGKNGKEMGKRRFQLLLILLFILFTVISCKNDDDDDSGSDEDPTPEPPVGTWIDYDTGLMWQKEIVDNCYGLYYTWDLAVGYCDSLELAGFSDWRLPTISELRSLVRGCEVTMTGGACGVMDECADYDCRDDACSGCNLKNDTENKYYWPNDLKGESFTDNVYWSITEEINNASFVWTLGFIIANIESEEKENTLGYALTTRCVRTTTDEI; from the coding sequence GTGGATAATCGAAAGCAAGGGAAAAACGGGAAAGAAATGGGAAAGCGGCGCTTCCAGTTATTGCTGATATTGCTGTTCATTCTTTTTACAGTGATTTCGTGCAAGAATGATGATGACGACGATTCCGGCTCCGATGAAGACCCAACCCCCGAACCTCCCGTCGGCACCTGGATCGACTACGACACCGGCCTGATGTGGCAGAAAGAGATCGTCGATAATTGTTATGGCCTTTATTACACCTGGGATCTGGCGGTTGGATATTGCGATTCGTTGGAGTTGGCCGGTTTTTCGGATTGGCGGTTGCCGACGATTTCCGAGTTGCGCTCGCTGGTGCGCGGTTGCGAAGTGACGATGACCGGCGGCGCGTGTGGCGTGATGGACGAGTGCGCCGACTATGATTGCCGAGATGATGCATGTAGTGGTTGCAATTTAAAAAACGATACAGAGAATAAATATTATTGGCCAAATGATTTAAAAGGGGAGTCATTCACTGATAATGTATATTGGTCAATCACCGAGGAAATCAATAATGCATCGTTTGTTTGGACGCTAGGTTTTATCATCGCTAATATTGAATCGGAAGAAAAAGAAAATACTCTGGGATATGCGCTGACGACGCGTTGTGTACGAACCACAACTGACGAAATATAG
- a CDS encoding DUF1566 domain-containing protein translates to MIIFLKKYSPLLTMGVLFLLLFFSCHDDGDDSSNSDNDPTPEPPAGTWIDYNTNLMWEKEIAENSSILYYQWEKAIGYCDSLELAGFSDWRLPTISELRSLVRGCEATMTGGACGVTDECTVTDCQNEACVGCDLLTDADNEFFWPKELERESSTGNEYWSFTELEDHKAMVWTLGFMIANIEKRDKENILDSATTTRCVRTMAAE, encoded by the coding sequence ATGATCATATTTCTTAAAAAGTATTCTCCATTATTAACGATGGGGGTTTTATTTCTTCTGCTCTTCTTTTCGTGCCACGATGATGGCGACGATTCCTCCAACTCCGACAATGATCCAACCCCCGAACCTCCCGCCGGCACCTGGATCGACTATAACACAAACCTGATGTGGGAAAAGGAAATTGCCGAGAATTCGTCGATTCTTTATTACCAATGGGAAAAAGCTATTGGATATTGCGATTCGTTGGAGTTGGCCGGCTTTTCGGATTGGCGATTGCCGACGATTTCCGAACTGCGTTCACTGGTGCGCGGGTGCGAAGCGACAATGACCGGCGGCGCTTGCGGCGTGACGGACGAATGCACCGTCACCGATTGTCAAAACGAAGCATGTGTCGGTTGCGATTTATTAACCGATGCTGATAACGAATTCTTTTGGCCGAAGGAACTCGAGCGGGAATCTTCAACCGGCAATGAATATTGGTCATTTACTGAATTGGAAGATCACAAGGCCATGGTTTGGACATTGGGATTCATGATTGCCAACATCGAGAAACGAGATAAGGAAAATATTTTGGATTCGGCGACAACAACTCGTTGCGTGCGCACGATGGCCGCCGAGTAA
- a CDS encoding sulfatase-like hydrolase/transferase: MKKLLLPLLVLAAALAGWHCSGSAKPKNVLLISIDTLRADHLSCYGYAKKTTPEIDALAARGVLFEHAMAPSSWTTPSHASLFTGLLSSQHGAALVGVPIHPETPTLPEYLKEAGLASAAFVTHQYVGKSLGFARKFDSFWMEEDAPADKPVDEAIQWLGANGKKPFFAFVHLFDPHMPYQPPKEYVDEYDEFCRQTGGDRGTLNFLMSDDKAVSQRALTCLLRRYDDEIRYTDRQVGRLVRYLETEKLLDKTVVIIVADHGEEFLEHQGVLHGITLYQEQLHVPLILLGAGIPRGKRIAAQVRLQDVLPTVLELEHLTPKIALQAASLTPFFDGRETADRDAIAETCDVGPNRMSIISGHYKYIYSPRAHIFMQPMEEKLFDLAADPQEKTNLLAEKPELAKKLQAALIAETGYKWRKSWKLLWGGAGSEETRRGSLSTGARFIYAFKYLGYSSFADVVQELPFKGGMHDLADYELQRSPNKLSFDAKDHGRENGVLAVVDPDDAPVTVAFACRDCLQNEAHPEDERETELSGEIDPAKPRLFENGAFRVYTEPILTFADPPPLASKQMQDVIQPDMLKKLRTLGYF, translated from the coding sequence ATGAAAAAGCTGCTGCTCCCGCTGCTCGTCCTCGCCGCCGCCCTCGCCGGCTGGCATTGTTCCGGGTCGGCGAAGCCCAAGAACGTGCTGCTGATCTCGATCGACACCCTGCGGGCCGATCACCTGAGCTGCTACGGCTACGCCAAGAAAACGACGCCCGAAATCGACGCCCTGGCCGCCCGCGGCGTGCTGTTCGAGCACGCCATGGCGCCGTCCTCGTGGACGACGCCGTCGCACGCCTCGCTGTTCACGGGCCTGCTCAGTTCGCAGCACGGCGCCGCGCTGGTCGGCGTGCCGATCCATCCCGAAACGCCGACCCTGCCCGAATACCTGAAGGAAGCCGGCCTCGCGTCCGCGGCGTTCGTCACCCACCAATACGTCGGCAAGAGCCTCGGCTTCGCCCGCAAATTCGATTCGTTCTGGATGGAGGAGGACGCGCCGGCCGACAAGCCGGTCGACGAGGCCATCCAGTGGCTCGGCGCGAACGGCAAAAAGCCGTTCTTCGCCTTCGTGCACCTCTTCGACCCGCACATGCCCTACCAGCCGCCGAAGGAATACGTCGACGAGTACGACGAATTCTGCCGGCAGACCGGCGGCGACCGCGGCACGCTCAACTTTCTGATGTCGGACGACAAGGCCGTCAGCCAGCGGGCCCTGACCTGCCTGCTGCGCCGCTACGACGACGAAATCCGCTACACCGACCGGCAGGTCGGCCGCCTGGTCCGTTACCTCGAAACCGAAAAACTGCTCGACAAAACCGTGGTGATCATCGTGGCCGACCACGGCGAGGAATTTCTGGAACACCAGGGCGTGCTGCACGGCATCACGCTTTACCAGGAGCAGTTGCACGTGCCGCTGATCCTGCTGGGCGCCGGCATTCCGCGCGGCAAACGGATCGCCGCGCAGGTCCGGCTGCAGGACGTCTTGCCGACCGTCCTGGAACTGGAGCACCTGACGCCGAAGATCGCGCTGCAGGCCGCCAGCCTGACGCCGTTCTTCGACGGCCGCGAAACGGCCGACCGCGACGCCATCGCCGAAACCTGCGACGTCGGGCCCAACCGCATGTCGATCATTTCCGGCCATTACAAGTACATCTACTCGCCGCGCGCCCACATTTTCATGCAGCCGATGGAGGAAAAGCTGTTCGACCTGGCCGCCGACCCGCAGGAAAAGACGAACCTGCTGGCCGAAAAGCCCGAGCTGGCGAAAAAACTGCAGGCGGCGCTGATCGCCGAAACCGGCTACAAGTGGCGCAAGAGTTGGAAGCTGCTGTGGGGCGGCGCCGGCAGCGAGGAGACGCGGCGCGGCTCGCTGTCGACCGGGGCGCGGTTCATCTACGCCTTCAAGTACCTCGGCTACAGCTCGTTCGCCGACGTGGTGCAGGAACTGCCGTTCAAGGGCGGCATGCACGACCTGGCCGACTACGAGCTGCAACGCTCGCCGAACAAACTGTCGTTCGACGCGAAGGATCATGGGCGCGAGAACGGCGTGCTGGCCGTGGTCGATCCCGACGACGCGCCGGTCACCGTCGCCTTCGCCTGCCGCGACTGCCTGCAAAACGAGGCGCATCCGGAAGACGAGCGCGAAACGGAGTTGTCCGGCGAAATCGATCCGGCCAAGCCCCGGCTCTTCGAAAACGGCGCCTTCCGCGTCTACACCGAGCCGATCCTGACCTTCGCCGACCCGCCGCCGCTGGCCAGCAAGCAGATGCAGGACGTCATTCAACCCGACATGCTGAAAAAGTTGCGGACGCTGGGGTATTTTTAA